The genomic window AGAGATTTCACGACGCCGGGAAACACGATCCGACTCATTCAGCGGAGAAGGGGATCCAACTCGTCCAGACGATGCAGATTCGGGCAGATTCGTAGACGGCGCAGATTCAAGAGATCCAGAGATCGCCTTCCACTGCGTATAGACTATAGACTAGTTCTAGCTCTAGTTCTAGCTAGTCTAGAACTAGAGCTAGAGAGTTGTTGTTACCCTCCCCACCTAAAACAGTGTGGACACCGTTTCAAACGGGAACCGCTGGACTCCCGAACGCGTCCCTTTTGCCACCGCAGCGGATAGTCGGGGTATGACCGACACGTCCCTCGAGCCGTCGGCCGCTCAGTGGATCGACTCGAGCGACGGTATCACCTCGAGTGATGGTGTCGCTCCGAGTGACGGACTCCCAAGCCGATATATGCGAACGGACGGAACCGAAACGGATACACCGCTCCTCGAGCGGATATCCTCCATCGACCGATGACTCCCGAGCCGTCCGCGACCGAGCAGTCGTCCGATCGCACGCCGCCGGCGGTCGCCGTCGTCGACGCCCAGTTCCCGGGCAACGTCGGCACCATCGCTCGAGCGATGAAGAACTTCGGATTCGAGGACCTCCTGCTGGTCGATCCGCCCGAACTCGATCCCGACGGCGAGGCCTACGGGTTCGCGGGCCACGCCCGCGAAGACGTCCTGCCGAACGCGACGGAGATCTCGTTCGACCGGCTCGTCGCGGAGTATCACACGATCGGCTGCACGGCGGTCACCAACGAGGACGACCGCAGCCACGTCCGCTTTCCGTTCTCGACGCCCGCCGACCTCGCGGAGCGGCTCCCGACCGTCGAGGCGCCGACGGCGCTCGTCTTCGGCCGCGAACGCGTCGGGCTGACCAACGAGGAACTCGCCCGCATCGACGAGATCTGTTCGATCCCGGCCAGCGCCGAGTACCCGGTGCTCAACCTCGGTCAGGCCGCGACGATCACGCTCTACGAACTGCGCTCGCTGACCCTCGCCGACGACGAGACCCAGCTTCCGGACGTCGAGCGGGTCCGGGCCCCCGAACCGACCGTCGATCGGCTCTACGACCAGTGGGCGGCGCTCCTCACCGAGATCAACCATCCCGAGGAGAAACGCGACAAGACGATGCGCATGCTTCGGCGCGTGTTCGGGCGCGCGGACCTGACCGAACGCGAGGCGAACACGCTGCTCGGCATCCTCCGTCGGGCGACCGAACGACCGGCCGAGAACTGAGTCGCGGACGATCAGCGGTCTCCAGACGACGAGCTCGAGACGAGCGAGAACGCTGAACGCGGCGCGACGAGAACCAGCGTCGGGCGCAACCCTGATCGCCGCCGCAGTCACCTTCCTGCGCCGTCGCGTGGCCACCACAGTGATATCGGGGTAGCGACCAATACGAGTAAATGACTGAGATAAATCGACGACAGACACTGTATCTGACGGGAACGGGGATGGCAGCGTTGGCCGGCTGCTCGGGATCGACCGACGAGTCGACCGATCCCGATGCCGATTCCGACGAGTCCGACGACGGTGCGGACGAATCCGACGAGATCGACGTGACCACTGAGCACGAGGGAACCATCGACGCCGGAGCGCTCCCCTCGTACGCGTCACTGCTACCCGATCTCGATCGGTCCGAATACTTCTACGGGGCGATCGATATCGAAACGATGGTCGCGCTCTTCGAGGAGGAAGACGTGCGATCGGGCGAGGAGCCGACGGATCCGCTCGTCGTCAACCCCGTCAGTATCGCCCTACTGAGTTCCTACGGACTGACCCGCCTCAGCGAGTCGCCGGCGGCGAACGCGTACAGTTCGCACGACGAAACGCCGGACGGCGAGGGCACACTCGTGTACGTGAACGGGATCTACGCGATTCTCGGCGAATACGATCGCGACGGCCTCGAGACGACCCTCGAGGAAGACGGATACGAGAGTCAGGACGCCGGCGACGCCTACGCGATCTACGCGCACGGGGAGACCGGCGGCGTCGTCGGCGTCACGGACGAGGTGTTCGCCTTCCCCAATCCGAACGCAGGGGGGTCAGGTTTCGACCCGACTACTGCGATTCGACGGACGCTCGAGACCGCGGTCGGACGGCGGGAGCCGAAACACGCCACCGACGACGAGTTCGAGTGGCTGCTCCGGG from Haloterrigena sp. KLK7 includes these protein-coding regions:
- a CDS encoding RNA methyltransferase — its product is MTPEPSATEQSSDRTPPAVAVVDAQFPGNVGTIARAMKNFGFEDLLLVDPPELDPDGEAYGFAGHAREDVLPNATEISFDRLVAEYHTIGCTAVTNEDDRSHVRFPFSTPADLAERLPTVEAPTALVFGRERVGLTNEELARIDEICSIPASAEYPVLNLGQAATITLYELRSLTLADDETQLPDVERVRAPEPTVDRLYDQWAALLTEINHPEEKRDKTMRMLRRVFGRADLTEREANTLLGILRRATERPAEN